A region of Rhodamnia argentea isolate NSW1041297 chromosome 9, ASM2092103v1, whole genome shotgun sequence DNA encodes the following proteins:
- the LOC115730485 gene encoding ribonuclease MRP protein subunit POP4 isoform X2 → MATEEASQDQRKRTLEEALERRFAVARAEAMQQQERRSNNRKFDRGSGREGDGGTGITSTVSSSITSLNKEANDPTYSLLSQTMHENLLVQNLEISSRRGTGVDKVLHELLQKGDSAQKYMQGSRSMRLNDVILLDNFVPKRSTLAGARLRALRSHSKRSKTRMSMKQHKKCGSFDLPQDLKFDFFKPMHEIWKGYIAELLNISGWLSASSVRIYMGLLFELCPREVLFFCSKLIAGRLHYVETSFLQEIRICHQDNVCFLTNSIILLLRSCIYDFVCTPSLEYGAFDFNYLFLLQQLII, encoded by the exons GAGGCTATGCAGCAGCAAGAGAGGAGGAGTAATAACCGCAAGTTTGATAgaggaagtggaagagaagGTGATGGAGGGACTGGCATTACTAGCACAGTGTCCTCCTCCATTACTTCACTGAATAAAG AGGCTAATGATCCAACTTACTCACTGTTATCTCAAACCATGCACGAGAATCTGTTAGTGCAGAATTTGGAG ATTTCTAGCAGAAGAGGAACTGGAGTTGACAAGGTATTGCATGAACTTCTCCAGAAGGGCGATTCAGCTCAGAAATACATGCAGGGTTCTAGAAGTATGAGACTGAATGATGTGATCCTTCTTGATAATTTTGTACCAAAACGTAGCACATTGGCTGGTGCTCGCCTCAGGGCTTTGCGGAGCCACTCAAAACGGTCTAAAACTCGCATGTCTATGAAGCAGCATAAGAAATGTGGATCATTTGATTTGCCTCAAGATCTCAA ATTTGACTTCTTTAAGCCGATGCATGAAATTTGGAAAGGCTACATAGCAGAACTTTTGAACATCAGTGG CTGGCTGAGTGCCTCCTCAGTGCGGATTTACATGGGGCTATTGTTCGAG TTGTGCCCAAGAGAGGTTCTGTTTTTCTGTTCCAAGTTGATTGCTGGAAGATTACATTATGTGGAGACAAGCTTCTTGCAAGAGATTAGAATTTGTCACCAGGATAATGTTTGTTTCTTGACAAACAGTATAATTTTGCTACTTAGATCCTGTATCTACGATTTTGTATGTACACCATCTTTAGAGTATGGGGCTTTTGACTTCAACTATCTATTTTTGTTGCAGCAATTAATTATCTAA
- the LOC115730485 gene encoding ribonuclease MRP protein subunit POP4 isoform X3 — protein MATEEASQDQRKRTLEEALERRFAVARAEAMQQQERRSNNRKFDRGSGREGDGGTGITSTVSSSITSLNKDAEANDPTYSLLSQTMHENLLVQNLEISSRRGTGVDKVLHELLQKGDSAQKYMQGSRSMRLNDVILLDNFVPKRSTLAGARLRALRSHSKRSKTRMSMKQHKKCGSFDLPQDLKFDFFKPMHEIWKGYIAELLNISGNQLAECLLSADLHGAIVRVAECKVTSLSGASGIMIRETAETFGLITKDDRFQVVPKRGSVFLFQVDCWKITLCGDKLLARD, from the exons GAGGCTATGCAGCAGCAAGAGAGGAGGAGTAATAACCGCAAGTTTGATAgaggaagtggaagagaagGTGATGGAGGGACTGGCATTACTAGCACAGTGTCCTCCTCCATTACTTCACTGAATAAAG ATGCAGAGGCTAATGATCCAACTTACTCACTGTTATCTCAAACCATGCACGAGAATCTGTTAGTGCAGAATTTGGAG ATTTCTAGCAGAAGAGGAACTGGAGTTGACAAGGTATTGCATGAACTTCTCCAGAAGGGCGATTCAGCTCAGAAATACATGCAGGGTTCTAGAAGTATGAGACTGAATGATGTGATCCTTCTTGATAATTTTGTACCAAAACGTAGCACATTGGCTGGTGCTCGCCTCAGGGCTTTGCGGAGCCACTCAAAACGGTCTAAAACTCGCATGTCTATGAAGCAGCATAAGAAATGTGGATCATTTGATTTGCCTCAAGATCTCAA ATTTGACTTCTTTAAGCCGATGCATGAAATTTGGAAAGGCTACATAGCAGAACTTTTGAACATCAGTGG GAATCAGCTGGCTGAGTGCCTCCTCAGTGCGGATTTACATGGGGCTATTGTTCGAG TTGCTGAGTGTAAAGTGACTTCACTTTCTGGTGCAAGTGGTATTATGATACGTGAAACTGCAGAAACGTTTGGATTAATCACAAAAGATGATAGATTTCAGG TTGTGCCCAAGAGAGGTTCTGTTTTTCTGTTCCAAGTTGATTGCTGGAAGATTACATTATGTGGAGACAAGCTTCTTGCAAGAGATTAG
- the LOC115730485 gene encoding ribonuclease MRP protein subunit POP4 isoform X1, giving the protein MATEEASQDQRKRTLEEALERRFAVARAEAMQQQERRSNNRKFDRGSGREGDGGTGITSTVSSSITSLNKDAEANDPTYSLLSQTMHENLLVQNLEISSRRGTGVDKVLHELLQKGDSAQKYMQGSRSMRLNDVILLDNFVPKRSTLAGARLRALRSHSKRSKTRMSMKQHKKCGSFDLPQDLKFDFFKPMHEIWKGYIAELLNISGWLSASSVRIYMGLLFELCPREVLFFCSKLIAGRLHYVETSFLQEIRICHQDNVCFLTNSIILLLRSCIYDFVCTPSLEYGAFDFNYLFLLQQLII; this is encoded by the exons GAGGCTATGCAGCAGCAAGAGAGGAGGAGTAATAACCGCAAGTTTGATAgaggaagtggaagagaagGTGATGGAGGGACTGGCATTACTAGCACAGTGTCCTCCTCCATTACTTCACTGAATAAAG ATGCAGAGGCTAATGATCCAACTTACTCACTGTTATCTCAAACCATGCACGAGAATCTGTTAGTGCAGAATTTGGAG ATTTCTAGCAGAAGAGGAACTGGAGTTGACAAGGTATTGCATGAACTTCTCCAGAAGGGCGATTCAGCTCAGAAATACATGCAGGGTTCTAGAAGTATGAGACTGAATGATGTGATCCTTCTTGATAATTTTGTACCAAAACGTAGCACATTGGCTGGTGCTCGCCTCAGGGCTTTGCGGAGCCACTCAAAACGGTCTAAAACTCGCATGTCTATGAAGCAGCATAAGAAATGTGGATCATTTGATTTGCCTCAAGATCTCAA ATTTGACTTCTTTAAGCCGATGCATGAAATTTGGAAAGGCTACATAGCAGAACTTTTGAACATCAGTGG CTGGCTGAGTGCCTCCTCAGTGCGGATTTACATGGGGCTATTGTTCGAG TTGTGCCCAAGAGAGGTTCTGTTTTTCTGTTCCAAGTTGATTGCTGGAAGATTACATTATGTGGAGACAAGCTTCTTGCAAGAGATTAGAATTTGTCACCAGGATAATGTTTGTTTCTTGACAAACAGTATAATTTTGCTACTTAGATCCTGTATCTACGATTTTGTATGTACACCATCTTTAGAGTATGGGGCTTTTGACTTCAACTATCTATTTTTGTTGCAGCAATTAATTATCTAA